In Falco cherrug isolate bFalChe1 chromosome 2, bFalChe1.pri, whole genome shotgun sequence, the following are encoded in one genomic region:
- the RASA3 gene encoding ras GTPase-activating protein 3 isoform X3, whose translation MEIRVDLWNASNLKFGDEFLGELRLPLKFLRQSSSYEAWYFLQPRDNGNKSLKPDDLGSLRLNVVYTEDHVFSSDYYSPLRDILLKSADVEPVSASAAHILGEVCREKQEAAIPLVRLFLHYGRIVPFISAIANAEVKRTQDPNTIFRGNSLTSKCIDETMKLAGMHYLQVTLKPIIDEICQGHKPCEIDPVKLKDGENLENNRENLRQYVDRIFAVITKSGVSCPTVMCDIFFSLRESAAKRFQGDLDVRYTAVSSFIFLRFFAPAILSPNLFQLTPHHPDPQTSRTLTLISKTIQTLGSLSKSKSANFKESYMATFYDYFNEQKYADAVKNFLDLISSSGRRDHKSIEQPILLKEGFMIKRAQGRKRFGMKNFKKRWFRLTNHEFTYQKSKGDHPLCSIPIENILAVERLEEESFKMKNMFQVIQPERRVLYIQANNCVEAKDWIDILTKVSQCNKKRLTVYHPSAYLNGHWLCCKATADNTPGCTPCTGGLPANIQLDIDGDRETERIYSLFNLYMPKLEKMQEACGSKSVYDGPEEEEYSTFIIDDPKETYKTLKLIIEGVGTLEQEHAQYKRDKFKKTKYGSQEHPIGDKSFQTYIRQQSEISAHSI comes from the exons GCATG GTATTTCCTGCAGCCCAGAGATAATGGTAACAAGTCATTGAAACCTGATGACCTTGGTTCCTTAAGATTAAACGTGGTTTACACAGAGGACCATGTTTTTTCCTCAGACTATTACAGTCCACTTAGAGACATCCTGCTAAAATCTGCAGATGTGGAG CCTGTTTCAGCATCAGCTGCACACATTTTAGGTGAagtttgcagagaaaaacaggaagCAGCCATACCTCTTGTCAGGCTTTTCTTACACTATGGCAGAATTGTGCCTTTCATAAGTGCCATTGCGAATGCTGAAGTGAAGAGAACTCA AGATCCAAACACCATTTTCAGAGGAAACTCATTAACTTCCAAGTGCATTGACGAGACAATGAAACTGGCAGGGATGCATTATCTGCAAGTTACACTAAAGCCAATTATAGATGAG atctgCCAGGGCCATAAACCTTGTGAAATTGATCCTGTGAAATTAAAAGATGGTGAAAACCTGGAAAATAACAGG GAGAATCTGAGACAATATGTTGATCGCATTTTTGCTGTAATTACAAAATCGGGTGTAAGCTGCCCTACAGTGATGTGcgatattttcttttcattgagAGAATCAGCTGCCAAACGTTTTCAAG gtgaCCTAGATGTGAGGTATACAGCTGTcagcagctttattttcctgagATTCTTTGCCCCTGCCATTCTTTCTCCCAACCTCTTTCAGCTTACACCACACCATCCA GATCCGCAGACTTCTCGAACTTTGACACTTATCTCTAAAACCATTCAAACTTTAGGCAGTCTATCAAAATCTAAATCT GCCAATTTCAAGGAATCCTACATGGCTACTTTCTATGACTATTTTAATGAGCAGAAATATGCCGATGCAGTAAAAAAT TTTCTAGATTTAATTTCATCTTCGGGAAGGAGAGATCACAAGAGCATAGAGCAACCTATATTGCTTAAAGAAGG GTTCATGATCAAGAgagcacaaggaagaaaacGATTTGGTATGAAAAACTTCAAGAAGAGATGGTTTCGCCTGACAAATCATGAGTTTACttatcagaaaagcaaag GTGATCACCCTCTGTGTAGCATTCCAATTGAAAACATTCTGGCAGTGGAAAGACTGGAGGAGGAgtcctttaaaatgaaaaat aTGTTCCAGGTGATCCAACCGGAAAGAAGAGTCCTGTATATCCAGGCAAATAATTGTGTGGAGGCCAAAGACTGGATTGATATCCTCACCAAAGTCAGCCAATGCAACAAGAAGCGCCTCACGGTCTACCATCCCTCTGCCTATCTTAATGGCCACTGGCTTTGCTGTAAAGCTACTGCAGATAATACCCCTGGCTGCACACCCTGCACAGG AGGCCTGCCAGCAAATATACAACTGGATATAGATGGAGATAGAGAAACTGAGCGCATCTACTCTCTTTTCAACTTGTATATGCCGAAATTGGAGAAAATGCAAG aggcCTGTGGCAGCAAATCTGTGTATGATGGACCTGAGGAGGAAGAATATTCTACATTCATCATTGATGACCCTAAGGAGACGTATAAAACACTAAAGCTGATTATTGAAGGTGTTGGAACTTTAGAGCAGGAGCATGCTCAGTATAAGAGGGATAAATTTAAGAAGACAAAATATGGAAGCCA aGAACATCCCATTGGTGACAAGAGCTTCCAGACGTACATCAGGCAGCAGTCAGAGATCTCAGCACATTCCATATGA
- the RASA3 gene encoding ras GTPase-activating protein 3 isoform X4, producing the protein MKCFILRVDLWNASNLKFGDEFLGELRLPLKFLRQSSSYEAWYFLQPRDNGNKSLKPDDLGSLRLNVVYTEDHVFSSDYYSPLRDILLKSADVEPVSASAAHILGEVCREKQEAAIPLVRLFLHYGRIVPFISAIANAEVKRTQDPNTIFRGNSLTSKCIDETMKLAGMHYLQVTLKPIIDEICQGHKPCEIDPVKLKDGENLENNRENLRQYVDRIFAVITKSGVSCPTVMCDIFFSLRESAAKRFQGDLDVRYTAVSSFIFLRFFAPAILSPNLFQLTPHHPDPQTSRTLTLISKTIQTLGSLSKSKSANFKESYMATFYDYFNEQKYADAVKNFLDLISSSGRRDHKSIEQPILLKEGFMIKRAQGRKRFGMKNFKKRWFRLTNHEFTYQKSKGDHPLCSIPIENILAVERLEEESFKMKNMFQVIQPERRVLYIQANNCVEAKDWIDILTKVSQCNKKRLTVYHPSAYLNGHWLCCKATADNTPGCTPCTGGLPANIQLDIDGDRETERIYSLFNLYMPKLEKMQEACGSKSVYDGPEEEEYSTFIIDDPKETYKTLKLIIEGVGTLEQEHAQYKRDKFKKTKYGSQEHPIGDKSFQTYIRQQSEISAHSI; encoded by the exons GCATG GTATTTCCTGCAGCCCAGAGATAATGGTAACAAGTCATTGAAACCTGATGACCTTGGTTCCTTAAGATTAAACGTGGTTTACACAGAGGACCATGTTTTTTCCTCAGACTATTACAGTCCACTTAGAGACATCCTGCTAAAATCTGCAGATGTGGAG CCTGTTTCAGCATCAGCTGCACACATTTTAGGTGAagtttgcagagaaaaacaggaagCAGCCATACCTCTTGTCAGGCTTTTCTTACACTATGGCAGAATTGTGCCTTTCATAAGTGCCATTGCGAATGCTGAAGTGAAGAGAACTCA AGATCCAAACACCATTTTCAGAGGAAACTCATTAACTTCCAAGTGCATTGACGAGACAATGAAACTGGCAGGGATGCATTATCTGCAAGTTACACTAAAGCCAATTATAGATGAG atctgCCAGGGCCATAAACCTTGTGAAATTGATCCTGTGAAATTAAAAGATGGTGAAAACCTGGAAAATAACAGG GAGAATCTGAGACAATATGTTGATCGCATTTTTGCTGTAATTACAAAATCGGGTGTAAGCTGCCCTACAGTGATGTGcgatattttcttttcattgagAGAATCAGCTGCCAAACGTTTTCAAG gtgaCCTAGATGTGAGGTATACAGCTGTcagcagctttattttcctgagATTCTTTGCCCCTGCCATTCTTTCTCCCAACCTCTTTCAGCTTACACCACACCATCCA GATCCGCAGACTTCTCGAACTTTGACACTTATCTCTAAAACCATTCAAACTTTAGGCAGTCTATCAAAATCTAAATCT GCCAATTTCAAGGAATCCTACATGGCTACTTTCTATGACTATTTTAATGAGCAGAAATATGCCGATGCAGTAAAAAAT TTTCTAGATTTAATTTCATCTTCGGGAAGGAGAGATCACAAGAGCATAGAGCAACCTATATTGCTTAAAGAAGG GTTCATGATCAAGAgagcacaaggaagaaaacGATTTGGTATGAAAAACTTCAAGAAGAGATGGTTTCGCCTGACAAATCATGAGTTTACttatcagaaaagcaaag GTGATCACCCTCTGTGTAGCATTCCAATTGAAAACATTCTGGCAGTGGAAAGACTGGAGGAGGAgtcctttaaaatgaaaaat aTGTTCCAGGTGATCCAACCGGAAAGAAGAGTCCTGTATATCCAGGCAAATAATTGTGTGGAGGCCAAAGACTGGATTGATATCCTCACCAAAGTCAGCCAATGCAACAAGAAGCGCCTCACGGTCTACCATCCCTCTGCCTATCTTAATGGCCACTGGCTTTGCTGTAAAGCTACTGCAGATAATACCCCTGGCTGCACACCCTGCACAGG AGGCCTGCCAGCAAATATACAACTGGATATAGATGGAGATAGAGAAACTGAGCGCATCTACTCTCTTTTCAACTTGTATATGCCGAAATTGGAGAAAATGCAAG aggcCTGTGGCAGCAAATCTGTGTATGATGGACCTGAGGAGGAAGAATATTCTACATTCATCATTGATGACCCTAAGGAGACGTATAAAACACTAAAGCTGATTATTGAAGGTGTTGGAACTTTAGAGCAGGAGCATGCTCAGTATAAGAGGGATAAATTTAAGAAGACAAAATATGGAAGCCA aGAACATCCCATTGGTGACAAGAGCTTCCAGACGTACATCAGGCAGCAGTCAGAGATCTCAGCACATTCCATATGA